The following are from one region of the Halarcobacter sp. genome:
- a CDS encoding GGDEF domain-containing protein, with protein sequence MKKNFSLCSFAVLSSIILMFYVLISFYIDYTNFNQEKYSESSFLIKIIVLGVLFAIIASIFVLFKVYKKNYIEKELKQRTENILNENETLKIYSHIDPLTQCLNEKFFMERFKEEFKRAIREKQYISLFIVNIDEFKAFNDIYGRDEGNECLKLIANILVNHCNRPTDLVSRFTGDEFYVLLPNTKDSKPVSNNCVNSVKSLNIPHDNSIASNVLTISIGTSYILPVHPDQINDLIANAKSSLKVAKIGGRNRVQ encoded by the coding sequence ATGAAAAAAAACTTTTCACTATGCAGTTTTGCAGTTCTTTCTTCGATAATTTTAATGTTTTATGTTCTTATCTCTTTTTATATTGATTATACAAATTTTAATCAAGAAAAATATAGTGAAAGTTCTTTTCTTATAAAAATTATAGTTTTAGGAGTATTGTTTGCTATCATTGCTTCTATTTTTGTTCTGTTTAAAGTTTACAAAAAAAATTATATTGAAAAAGAGTTAAAGCAACGTACTGAAAATATTTTAAATGAAAATGAAACCTTAAAAATATATTCCCATATAGACCCACTAACTCAGTGTCTAAATGAAAAGTTTTTTATGGAAAGATTTAAAGAAGAGTTTAAAAGAGCAATTAGGGAAAAACAATATATCTCTTTGTTTATAGTAAATATTGATGAGTTTAAAGCCTTTAATGATATTTATGGAAGAGATGAAGGAAATGAGTGTTTAAAACTTATTGCAAATATTTTAGTTAATCATTGTAATAGACCAACCGATTTGGTATCAAGATTTACAGGTGATGAGTTTTATGTATTATTACCAAATACAAAGGATTCAAAACCTGTATCAAACAATTGTGTAAATTCTGTAAAGTCATTAAATATTCCCCATGATAATTCTATAGCATCAAATGTTCTTACAATAAGTATTGGAACTTCATATATTTTACCAGTTCATCCTGATCAAATTAATGATTTAATTGCTAATGCTAAAAGCTCTTTAAAAGTTGCAAAAATTGGTGGTAGAAATAGGGTTCAGTGA
- the gspG gene encoding type II secretion system major pseudopilin GspG, with protein MKKAFSLMELMVVIIILGLLAAFVLPNLTGKSEEAKEKIVCIQMQSVAKSLKMYKLDNSTFPNTEEGLKALIEKNYFDDGKTPKDSWGNEFIYIAEENSFDLISKGADKKEDTADDIYYSKCSE; from the coding sequence TTGAAAAAAGCATTTTCATTAATGGAATTAATGGTTGTTATTATTATATTAGGTTTATTAGCAGCTTTTGTTTTACCAAACCTAACAGGTAAAAGTGAAGAAGCAAAAGAAAAGATTGTATGTATACAGATGCAAAGTGTAGCAAAATCATTAAAAATGTATAAGTTAGATAACTCAACTTTCCCTAACACAGAAGAGGGATTAAAAGCTTTAATTGAGAAAAATTATTTTGATGATGGAAAAACTCCGAAAGATTCTTGGGGTAATGAGTTTATTTATATTGCAGAAGAGAATAGTTTTGATTTAATCTCAAAAGGTGCAGATAAAAAAGAAGATACTGCAGACGATATATATTATTCTAAATGTAGCGAATAA
- a CDS encoding prepilin-type N-terminal cleavage/methylation domain-containing protein, which produces MHKNIRVKKGFTLIELIIVILLISIVSLILIPNFNFNQEKKYKLEIKNIKEFMLNNFEFENKLALECIEKDELDCYIFVDGVMQEDIIIKNLFNQVPKVYNFDRELSDYRFRKIKFDNHEYEPFFELKINSDNKHKNIVLDTYEDKVYLFSAISKKAKIFKNTNEVLDMMYDSSIEVRDAF; this is translated from the coding sequence ATGCATAAAAATATTAGAGTAAAAAAAGGGTTTACTCTAATAGAGTTAATTATAGTAATACTATTAATCTCTATTGTTTCTTTAATTCTTATTCCAAATTTTAATTTTAATCAAGAAAAGAAATATAAATTAGAAATTAAAAATATAAAAGAATTTATGCTTAATAATTTTGAGTTTGAAAATAAACTTGCGTTAGAGTGTATTGAAAAAGATGAATTAGATTGTTATATATTTGTTGATGGGGTTATGCAAGAAGATATTATTATAAAAAATTTATTTAATCAAGTGCCTAAAGTTTATAATTTTGATAGAGAATTGAGTGATTACAGATTTAGAAAAATAAAATTTGACAATCATGAGTATGAACCTTTTTTTGAATTAAAAATAAATAGTGATAACAAACATAAGAATATTGTTTTAGATACTTATGAAGATAAAGTTTATTTGTTTTCAGCTATTTCAAAAAAGGCAAAAATATTTAAAAATACAAATGAAGTTTTAGATATGATGTATGATAGTTCAATAGAGGTTAGAGATGCTTTTTAA
- a CDS encoding type II secretion system F family protein — protein sequence MLFKYIGIDTNSSKKVKSKIEADSLDKAKIKLKAKGILYTSLKEDSLDFGKISFKRRKKLDLSTLSYLSRDLSIYLQSGVTLIGSINLLKQRYKDNKTLFSFFDTIKNYLDEGKTFYDALDSQNLIKLPDFYKQSIKVSESGGLLESVLLELSVFLKEQDKIRKQVSSALAYPLFILFVSFLMVGFMLSFIVPKITSIFTQFDQELPQSTKIVIALGDFFSNNYQYVIATFLVVIFTFVFLLKKSSKFKYAFDKFLLKLPFFSKLIEYSELARFSYMNSILIKSGVPIVQAINLSANILKNTVIKKIFLDASKSVVEGKRLSTLLAQSSGYKIDESFIHSVAIGEDTSRLSEILNSLASLYNESNKDKTDIFLSLLEPIFMLFVGTTIGFIVIAMLLPIFSMNLG from the coding sequence ATGCTTTTTAAATATATAGGAATAGATACAAACAGTAGTAAAAAAGTTAAATCAAAGATTGAAGCAGACTCTTTAGATAAAGCGAAAATCAAGTTAAAAGCCAAGGGTATTTTATACACATCTTTAAAAGAAGACAGTTTAGACTTTGGTAAAATATCTTTTAAACGTAGAAAAAAATTAGATTTATCTACATTATCTTATTTAAGTAGAGATTTAAGTATTTATCTTCAATCAGGTGTAACGCTAATTGGCTCAATTAATCTTTTAAAACAACGATATAAAGATAATAAAACTCTTTTCTCTTTTTTTGATACAATCAAAAATTATCTTGATGAGGGTAAAACTTTTTATGATGCTTTAGATTCTCAAAATCTAATTAAGCTGCCCGATTTTTATAAACAATCAATTAAAGTTAGTGAAAGTGGAGGATTATTAGAATCTGTACTTTTAGAATTATCTGTTTTCTTAAAAGAGCAAGATAAAATCAGAAAACAAGTAAGTTCAGCTTTAGCTTATCCTCTTTTTATTCTTTTTGTATCATTTTTAATGGTTGGATTTATGTTAAGTTTCATTGTTCCTAAAATCACATCAATATTTACTCAATTTGACCAAGAATTACCACAAAGTACTAAAATAGTTATAGCCTTGGGAGATTTCTTTTCCAATAATTATCAATATGTAATAGCTACTTTTTTAGTAGTTATTTTTACTTTTGTTTTTTTATTAAAAAAGAGTAGTAAATTTAAATATGCTTTTGATAAATTTTTATTAAAACTTCCTTTTTTCTCAAAACTTATAGAATATAGTGAATTAGCAAGATTTTCTTATATGAATTCAATATTGATTAAATCTGGTGTTCCTATTGTTCAAGCAATTAATTTAAGTGCAAATATTTTAAAAAACACTGTAATAAAAAAGATTTTTCTTGATGCATCAAAAAGTGTTGTTGAAGGGAAAAGACTTTCAACTTTACTTGCGCAAAGTAGTGGTTATAAAATAGATGAATCTTTTATACATTCTGTTGCAATAGGGGAAGATACAAGTAGGTTAAGTGAAATATTAAATAGTTTAGCTTCTTTATATAATGAATCAAATAAAGATAAAACTGATATATTTTTATCTTTATTAGAACCAATATTTATGTTATTTGTAGGTACAACTATTGGATTTATTGTTATTGCAATGTTACTTCCAATCTTTTCTATGAATTTAGGTTAA
- a CDS encoding site-2 protease family protein translates to MNLNFNKILKTLFPYIYIALAAYIISTIIFLFLPKSSVEFEDISLNQIEYKNYSGFYSSTATVVNNRVDNRTNISLDSLSKYVLKAIYSTTTNSGWIIIESKSSKDTTILQQLDEFNGYTLTKLYKKYVIFEKNAKEYKLELPKEENLTYGIENNDSIKENIVVKDGSVAVQRDYLNTYVNDLGKVWKDIAIQEIRQNGKIEGFKINGVNKNSVFQKLGLKKNDIIKSVNGNVLKSYADAFKIYNGINKLNYLRLEVLRNNEVVELNYEIN, encoded by the coding sequence ATGAACTTAAATTTTAATAAAATTTTAAAAACACTATTTCCTTATATTTATATAGCTTTAGCAGCTTATATAATATCTACTATAATTTTTCTTTTTTTACCAAAAAGTAGTGTAGAGTTTGAAGATATCTCTTTAAATCAAATTGAATACAAAAATTATAGTGGTTTTTATTCATCAACTGCTACAGTAGTTAATAATAGAGTTGATAATAGAACTAATATAAGTTTAGATTCCCTTTCTAAATATGTTTTAAAAGCTATTTATTCTACTACAACAAATTCTGGATGGATAATAATAGAGAGTAAATCATCAAAAGATACAACTATCTTACAACAGTTAGATGAATTTAATGGATACACCTTGACAAAACTATATAAAAAATATGTAATTTTTGAGAAAAATGCAAAAGAGTATAAACTAGAACTACCAAAAGAAGAGAATCTTACATATGGGATTGAAAACAATGATTCAATAAAAGAAAATATTGTTGTAAAAGATGGAAGTGTTGCTGTTCAAAGAGATTATTTAAATACATATGTAAATGATTTAGGAAAAGTTTGGAAAGATATTGCAATACAAGAGATTAGACAAAATGGGAAAATTGAAGGTTTTAAAATTAATGGTGTTAATAAAAATTCAGTTTTTCAAAAACTTGGATTAAAAAAGAATGATATTATAAAATCAGTTAATGGAAATGTTTTAAAATCATATGCTGATGCATTTAAAATCTATAATGGAATAAATAAATTGAATTATCTTAGATTGGAAGTTTTGAGGAATAATGAGGTCGTGGAGTTAAATTATGAGATTAATTAG
- a CDS encoding secretin N-terminal domain-containing protein produces the protein MRLIRVSIFVLLLSVFSFASEKININFKDLKIMDLVKITSKIIDKNILVTQDIKGNVDFISNKPVTKDELIKILIYVLEEKGFTLVTNDNILRIVKLNESVKSNVPIVSSKNKNNYNQVVTEIFSVSRANVDYIASKIRHLISKDAKLVSNKEANTIVLTDFMDNIITVKKVVQAMTYGSKKGMEIIELKNIQAIDAKKNLDSISKAIFNQTVEIEKVEVVANKENNSLVIIGKKENVKYLKKYIIKMDSKESLIKRVVEVYPLKNVEAKNVTKIIEDIIGKKKYLDPNDKPLSSVDEETNSIVLMGPSDEVDYIKAILEQLDKEKPQVYVEARIIELNDNLLNEVGIQYGILGGSSGSDGLATFASSLNGGQAIAINPESIGLTIPDISEGLALGASISLLNRDGALDIVSEPSILAINNKESSIYVGETISIKTSQTTTDGGNTNENYQREDVGLTLKVKPRVSNDNKVMLEINTILEDVKTTDTTSGNADTTKKEVTTTAIVNNGESVIIGGLIQDKEESTENKVPLLGDIPVLGSLFTQDSTNNAKKNLVIVVTPYIVPKSKDLSYVRNQLAALKALEDRYLKNSLLNLKKKKLEKIKEDKDYQEQMKELDEELAEHQKGTSSSSNNNQEFMKEYLGN, from the coding sequence ATGAGATTAATTAGAGTAAGTATTTTTGTATTATTGTTGTCTGTTTTTTCTTTTGCAAGTGAGAAAATAAACATTAATTTTAAAGATTTAAAAATTATGGACTTGGTGAAAATCACTTCTAAAATTATAGATAAAAATATTTTGGTAACGCAGGATATAAAAGGTAACGTTGATTTTATATCAAATAAGCCAGTTACAAAAGATGAGTTAATCAAGATATTAATATATGTGTTGGAAGAAAAAGGCTTCACTCTTGTAACAAATGACAATATCTTAAGAATAGTAAAGTTAAATGAAAGTGTCAAAAGTAATGTACCTATTGTATCTTCAAAAAACAAAAACAATTACAATCAAGTAGTTACAGAAATCTTTAGTGTAAGTAGAGCAAATGTTGATTATATAGCTTCAAAAATAAGACACCTAATCTCAAAAGATGCAAAACTTGTATCAAATAAAGAAGCCAACACAATTGTTTTAACTGATTTTATGGATAATATAATTACCGTAAAAAAAGTTGTTCAAGCTATGACGTATGGTTCAAAAAAGGGTATGGAAATTATTGAATTGAAAAATATTCAAGCAATAGATGCAAAGAAAAACTTGGATTCTATATCAAAAGCAATTTTTAATCAAACTGTTGAGATAGAAAAAGTTGAAGTTGTAGCAAATAAAGAGAATAACTCTTTAGTAATAATTGGTAAAAAAGAAAATGTTAAATATCTGAAAAAATATATTATTAAAATGGATTCTAAAGAATCTTTGATAAAAAGAGTAGTAGAAGTTTATCCTTTAAAAAATGTAGAAGCTAAAAATGTTACTAAAATTATTGAAGATATCATAGGAAAAAAGAAATATCTTGATCCAAATGATAAACCTTTATCTTCTGTTGATGAGGAAACAAATTCAATTGTTTTAATGGGACCTAGTGATGAGGTTGATTATATAAAAGCAATATTGGAGCAACTTGATAAAGAGAAACCTCAGGTATATGTTGAAGCAAGAATTATAGAATTAAATGATAACTTATTAAATGAAGTTGGTATTCAATATGGTATTTTAGGTGGTAGTTCAGGAAGTGATGGTTTAGCAACTTTTGCTTCATCTTTAAATGGTGGTCAAGCTATTGCAATTAATCCTGAGTCAATAGGTTTAACAATTCCTGATATTAGTGAAGGATTAGCTTTAGGTGCTTCAATTTCTTTATTAAATAGAGATGGAGCTTTGGATATTGTATCAGAGCCTTCAATCTTGGCAATAAACAATAAAGAGAGTTCTATTTATGTAGGGGAAACAATCTCTATAAAAACTTCACAAACTACAACTGATGGTGGAAATACAAATGAAAATTATCAGAGGGAAGATGTAGGTCTTACTTTAAAAGTTAAACCAAGAGTTTCAAATGATAATAAAGTAATGCTTGAGATAAATACAATCTTAGAAGATGTAAAAACGACCGATACAACAAGTGGAAATGCAGATACTACAAAAAAAGAAGTTACTACAACTGCCATAGTAAATAATGGTGAAAGTGTAATTATTGGGGGACTTATTCAAGATAAAGAAGAATCAACAGAAAATAAAGTTCCATTATTAGGAGATATACCAGTTTTAGGAAGTCTTTTTACACAAGACTCTACTAATAATGCAAAAAAGAATTTAGTAATTGTAGTTACTCCATATATTGTTCCTAAATCAAAAGATTTATCTTATGTAAGAAATCAGTTAGCAGCCCTAAAAGCTTTAGAAGATAGATATTTAAAAAACTCTTTACTTAATTTAAAAAAGAAAAAGTTAGAAAAAATTAAAGAAGATAAAGATTACCAAGAGCAAATGAAAGAATTAGATGAAGAGTTAGCAGAACATCAAAAAGGTACTTCTTCATCAAGTAACAATAATCAAGAGTTTATGAAAGAATATTTGGGTAATTAA
- a CDS encoding GspE/PulE family protein codes for MNIKEIHDITLQPFEDIENYDIALKNYVLFTTIDNEIVIALSNEYVSISFDYLSKVEYKYEIIFLDEISFEKLYNKFLEVKTDKEMSAIQQEQEDATLDDEDFSVSEFLKVGSDILTSEESAPIIKFVNSLFYQAIKKKASDIHIEMHEQKSEVRYRIDGVLNKHIELDKNIMSLVISRIKVISNLDISEKRIPQDGRTQIKIAGKTLDIRVSVLPTFYGERVVMRILMQSDELLNLKELGFPSHITKELAKTVKNSYGMVLVTGPTGSGKSTTLHSLLHQVVSEEKNIITVEDPVEYKSNDFSQIQVNNKVGLTFASGLRSILRQDPDIIMLGEIRDSETASISIQAALTGHLLFSTLHTNRAPAAITRLIDMGVEKFLISSSLLAVLAQRLVRKLCDDCKVEDESNASHKLFGLKKSDKIYKSVGCKSCNFTGYSGRVAIGELFVINEDIKEYLKGDVDDNTLMKLAIENGMLPLNEQLKLMLVDGETSVDEAVRIGIK; via the coding sequence ATGAATATTAAAGAGATACATGATATAACACTACAACCTTTTGAGGATATTGAAAATTACGATATTGCATTAAAAAACTATGTATTATTTACTACAATTGACAATGAAATAGTAATTGCTTTATCTAATGAATATGTGAGTATTTCTTTTGATTATTTATCTAAAGTTGAATATAAATATGAGATTATATTCTTAGATGAAATCTCTTTTGAAAAACTTTATAATAAGTTTTTAGAAGTTAAAACAGACAAAGAGATGAGTGCAATTCAACAAGAGCAGGAAGATGCAACTTTAGATGATGAAGATTTTTCAGTAAGTGAATTTCTAAAAGTTGGAAGTGATATTTTAACTTCTGAAGAATCTGCACCAATTATTAAATTTGTTAACTCTCTTTTTTATCAAGCCATAAAGAAAAAAGCATCAGATATACATATTGAAATGCATGAACAAAAATCTGAAGTTAGATATAGAATAGATGGTGTTTTAAATAAACATATTGAACTAGATAAAAATATAATGTCTCTTGTAATCTCAAGAATAAAAGTAATATCAAATCTTGATATTAGTGAAAAAAGAATTCCTCAAGATGGACGAACACAAATTAAGATTGCAGGGAAAACTTTAGATATCAGGGTTTCTGTTTTACCAACTTTTTATGGGGAAAGAGTTGTAATGAGAATTCTTATGCAAAGTGATGAACTTTTAAATCTAAAAGAGTTAGGATTCCCTTCACATATTACAAAAGAGTTAGCTAAAACAGTAAAAAACTCTTATGGTATGGTTTTAGTTACAGGACCAACAGGAAGTGGTAAATCAACTACTTTACACTCATTATTACATCAAGTAGTAAGTGAAGAAAAAAACATTATAACTGTAGAAGACCCAGTTGAGTATAAATCAAACGACTTTTCACAAATTCAAGTAAACAATAAAGTAGGGCTTACTTTTGCTTCTGGATTAAGATCAATTTTAAGACAAGATCCAGATATTATTATGTTAGGGGAGATTAGAGATAGTGAAACAGCTTCAATCTCTATTCAAGCAGCCTTAACCGGGCACTTACTTTTTTCAACTTTGCATACAAATAGAGCACCAGCTGCTATTACTAGACTTATTGATATGGGTGTTGAGAAGTTTTTAATCTCATCTTCTTTATTAGCAGTACTTGCCCAAAGACTTGTTAGAAAACTTTGTGATGATTGTAAAGTTGAAGATGAATCAAATGCCTCACATAAACTTTTTGGACTTAAAAAAAGTGATAAAATCTATAAAAGTGTAGGTTGTAAATCTTGTAATTTTACAGGATATAGTGGAAGAGTTGCCATTGGAGAATTGTTTGTAATAAACGAGGATATAAAAGAGTATTTAAAAGGTGACGTAGATGATAATACTCTTATGAAGCTGGCAATTGAAAATGGGATGCTTCCTTTAAATGAACAATTAAAATTGATGTTAGTAGATGGAGAAACATCTGTTGATGAAGCAGTTAGAATTGGTATAAAGTAG
- a CDS encoding prepilin-type N-terminal cleavage/methylation domain-containing protein — translation MKKSFSLMEVIIATALLAVVMVSLYKVQGNSIFLLEKSNESRKSIDFLSLAMDAKIYSKRNKNIFLDKYFNIQNDDIRKEFKGIKIKIEDEIIGHDENRFENITIRRNYYKTFYSFEKGIKKTIYKFEIEL, via the coding sequence ATGAAAAAATCTTTTTCTTTGATGGAAGTTATTATAGCTACTGCATTACTAGCAGTTGTTATGGTGTCTTTATATAAAGTACAAGGTAATAGCATTTTTTTATTGGAGAAATCAAATGAAAGTAGAAAATCAATTGATTTTTTATCATTAGCTATGGATGCAAAAATTTATTCAAAAAGAAATAAAAACATATTTTTAGACAAATATTTTAATATACAAAATGATGATATTAGAAAAGAGTTTAAAGGGATAAAAATTAAAATTGAAGATGAAATCATAGGACATGATGAAAATCGCTTTGAGAATATCACAATAAGAAGAAATTATTATAAAACATTTTATAGTTTTGAAAAAGGGATAAAAAAAACCATATATAAATTTGAGATTGAGCTTTGA
- a CDS encoding prepilin-type N-terminal cleavage/methylation domain-containing protein, producing the protein MKKSFTLLEVVISITIFMIIITFIYKALDDTKLENEKFERYITKSENTIDIYKIIAEDVAEMYADVDLTEDKNKNSIMLFKSTNSFNDVYYENITYMLASNNKLVRIESKDKFKKQESDLTFYDNAYIDVLLDDVKNFNIIKKEKKFVFIIELSDGKKIMFPTFKMRG; encoded by the coding sequence TTGAAAAAATCATTTACACTTTTAGAAGTAGTTATATCTATTACTATTTTTATGATAATAATCACTTTTATATATAAAGCATTAGATGATACTAAATTAGAGAATGAAAAGTTTGAACGTTATATTACAAAAAGTGAAAATACTATTGATATTTATAAAATTATAGCTGAAGATGTAGCTGAAATGTATGCTGATGTTGATTTAACAGAAGATAAAAATAAGAATAGTATTATGTTATTTAAAAGTACAAATAGTTTTAATGATGTTTATTATGAAAATATAACTTATATGTTAGCCTCAAATAATAAACTTGTAAGAATTGAAAGCAAAGATAAATTTAAAAAACAAGAGAGCGATTTAACGTTTTATGATAATGCTTATATTGATGTGTTATTAGATGATGTGAAAAATTTTAATATTATAAAAAAAGAGAAAAAGTTTGTTTTTATAATTGAATTAAGTGATGGAAAAAAGATTATGTTTCCTACTTTTAAAATGAGAGGATAA